Proteins encoded within one genomic window of Deltaproteobacteria bacterium:
- a CDS encoding thrombospondin type 3 repeat-containing protein, which translates to MCWHTSGNSISDGYRCGSNNLVGNSTWERVIYQPIDWDSDGFDDGEDNCVNDSNIDQADIDGDGVGDVCGDIDGDSITDALDTDIDGDLLANDDDNCPAVVNGDQTDTDSDGIGDLCDDADSDGVLDVDDNCPDDNNADQTDWNTNGIGDACDDTDSDTVADSADNCILVANGDQADYNADTQGDACDDTDADTVNDDIDNCRETTNADQADTDIDGIGDVCDDDDGDGILDVDDNCPNDSNANQADLDLDGEGDTCDTDDDGDALPDGTDPCPRDSDPACEASLYSFSGVQENLPESDLQNWETCWSGTYGGSASLSDVLTACSGSKLLMACRPVGDENLTLAAMAPRADVLYDCGTTSSCSNNANGVEWYYSDSYSWGFAQGGSAINRNTCDYQGDDPTLRMCWHTSGGNVSGGYRCGDNSLGESSTWERVIFQPIDWDGDGIDDGEDNCIADVNADQADTDSDGIGDVCDTP; encoded by the coding sequence ATGTGTTGGCACACCAGCGGCAACTCGATTTCCGACGGCTATCGCTGCGGCAGCAACAATCTCGTCGGAAATAGTACGTGGGAGCGCGTGATCTACCAGCCGATCGATTGGGATAGCGACGGGTTCGACGACGGAGAAGACAACTGCGTCAACGACAGCAATATCGATCAGGCGGACATCGACGGCGACGGCGTCGGGGACGTGTGCGGCGACATCGATGGTGACAGCATTACCGATGCGCTCGATACGGACATCGATGGGGATCTCCTCGCGAATGACGACGACAATTGCCCGGCCGTGGTCAACGGCGACCAGACCGACACGGACAGCGATGGCATCGGCGATCTCTGTGACGACGCCGATAGCGACGGCGTCCTCGATGTGGACGACAACTGTCCGGACGACAATAATGCCGACCAAACGGATTGGAACACGAATGGCATCGGCGATGCATGCGACGATACCGATAGCGATACCGTCGCCGACAGCGCGGACAACTGCATCCTCGTAGCCAATGGCGACCAGGCCGACTATAACGCGGATACCCAAGGGGATGCCTGTGACGACACGGATGCCGACACCGTGAACGATGATATCGACAATTGCCGCGAAACGACGAACGCCGACCAGGCCGACACCGATATCGACGGCATCGGAGACGTCTGCGACGACGACGATGGCGACGGGATCCTCGATGTGGACGACAATTGTCCCAACGATAGCAACGCGAACCAGGCCGATCTGGACCTCGACGGGGAAGGCGACACGTGCGACACGGACGACGACGGCGATGCACTGCCGGATGGCACCGACCCGTGTCCGCGCGATAGCGACCCGGCCTGCGAGGCCTCACTGTATTCCTTCTCCGGCGTGCAAGAGAACCTCCCGGAAAGCGATCTGCAGAATTGGGAGACGTGCTGGAGCGGGACATACGGCGGATCGGCATCGCTTTCCGACGTCCTGACCGCTTGTTCGGGCAGCAAACTGCTCATGGCCTGCCGACCGGTCGGGGATGAAAATCTCACGCTGGCGGCCATGGCCCCACGTGCCGATGTGCTCTACGATTGCGGCACGACCAGTAGCTGTTCCAATAACGCCAATGGCGTCGAATGGTACTATAGCGACTCATATTCATGGGGATTTGCCCAAGGCGGCAGCGCCATCAACCGTAACACATGCGACTACCAGGGCGACGACCCGACGTTACGCATGTGTTGGCATACGAGTGGCGGCAACGTCTCCGGCGGCTATCGCTGCGGCGACAACTCGCTCGGCGAAAGCAGTACGTGGGAGCGCGTGATCTTCCAACCGATCGACTGGGACGGTGACGGCATCGATGATGGAGAGGACAACTGTATCGCCGACGTCAACGCAGACCAGGCGGATACGGATTCCGACGGCATCGGGGATGTATGTGACACTCCATAA
- a CDS encoding magnesium transporter produces the protein MFLFYTELTKRDVIDRHGRWAGWPTDFLCALEGPYPALSGLVLRVGRLRRRYAVVPWSQVHGGTYQGRPAFQLRVPMETLSYAKQPPPFTDSSLRRHILDQQVVDVYHRRVVRVNDVHLLQVNGDFRIAHVDVGLRGMVRRLGWEKLMDRIMRVLHPHSRYLTRESFIAWKYVQPLQVNPTAGTLAITVAQADIKTIPPADLSEMLVELDPYQRVALFKSLEPQIQGEILGELDQRFRAELIAELDTRTAVAVLERMPPDEATDVLQSVPRRDADRFLGEMSSSQAQKLSQLLSHHHNTAGGLMTTNFITLPTGSTVGEAIERIKALTGVAETIYYAYAVDEAGKLEGVVNFRALLVEPVERPIKEILDARPVSVRVTDSAKEVAFLLDKYNCFAMPVLDERGVLQGIITMDDVLSLVIQAAWGEKSGIM, from the coding sequence GCGCGCTGGAAGGCCCGTATCCGGCGTTGTCGGGACTAGTGCTGCGGGTCGGGCGGTTGCGGCGGCGTTACGCCGTAGTGCCGTGGTCACAGGTGCATGGCGGGACGTATCAGGGGCGTCCGGCCTTCCAACTCCGTGTGCCGATGGAAACGCTCAGCTACGCGAAGCAGCCGCCTCCGTTCACGGATAGCTCGCTGCGGCGGCATATCCTCGATCAACAAGTGGTGGACGTCTATCATCGTCGCGTAGTGCGGGTGAACGACGTGCATTTGTTGCAAGTGAACGGCGACTTCCGCATTGCGCACGTCGATGTCGGGTTGCGGGGGATGGTGCGGCGATTGGGGTGGGAAAAGTTGATGGACCGGATCATGCGCGTGCTCCATCCGCATTCCCGCTACTTGACGCGCGAGAGTTTCATTGCGTGGAAATATGTGCAGCCGTTGCAGGTCAACCCGACTGCGGGGACGTTGGCGATTACCGTCGCGCAGGCCGATATTAAAACCATTCCGCCGGCGGATTTGAGCGAGATGTTGGTCGAACTCGATCCGTATCAACGCGTGGCGTTGTTCAAATCGCTCGAACCGCAAATCCAAGGGGAGATTCTCGGCGAATTGGATCAGCGCTTTCGCGCGGAGCTGATCGCCGAGCTCGACACCAGAACCGCGGTGGCCGTGTTGGAGCGGATGCCGCCGGATGAGGCGACTGACGTGTTGCAGAGCGTGCCGCGGCGCGACGCGGATCGCTTCTTGGGGGAGATGAGTTCGTCGCAGGCCCAGAAGTTGTCGCAATTGTTGTCGCATCATCACAATACGGCCGGCGGTCTGATGACGACCAATTTCATCACGTTGCCCACCGGGTCGACGGTCGGCGAAGCGATTGAGCGGATTAAAGCACTCACCGGCGTCGCGGAGACGATTTACTACGCGTACGCGGTCGACGAGGCCGGCAAATTGGAGGGTGTCGTCAATTTCCGCGCGCTGTTGGTGGAGCCGGTCGAGCGGCCGATCAAAGAAATCCTGGACGCGCGTCCGGTGAGCGTCCGGGTGACGGATTCCGCGAAAGAAGTGGCGTTCCTGCTCGACAAATATAATTGCTTCGCGATGCCGGTGTTGGATGAACGCGGCGTATTGCAAGGCATCATCACAATGGACGACGTGCTGAGCCTGGTGATCCAAGCCGCTTGGGGTGAGAAGAGCGGGATTATGTGA
- a CDS encoding divalent metal cation transporter has translation MRWGKVRRPSPKGLLRNLWMLFAVLGPGFITANVNNDAGGIAIYSTAGSYPFGYSCLWALFPITGMLILTQEMGLRMGAVTGKGLADLVRERFGLKLTFYLMLVLLVTNVANTMAEFAGVAASLGLFGIGKWFSVPIAAAVVWLIVVRGTYKTVEKVFLIATLFYVAYIISGWLAQPDWGDVARSVVFPQARWDRSYLYMLVGLVGAAVAPWMQFYVQAAVVEKGIAVDNLRMARWDVIAGCCMASVVAFFIAVACGATLGKAGIAVQSGADAARALRPLAGDYAALLFAFGLGTASLFAASILPLSTSYTVCEGLGFEHGVNKTFKEAPQFYGLYTAIIVLGAVAVLWPRFPLFEIMILSQVINGFVIPILMLVILRLANDRTLLGEYVNSRRFNLCCYLALGLMSAADGWLLAFVWR, from the coding sequence ATGCGTTGGGGAAAGGTGCGGCGGCCGTCGCCGAAAGGGTTGTTGCGGAATCTCTGGATGCTCTTTGCGGTCCTGGGGCCAGGGTTTATTACGGCCAATGTCAATAACGACGCGGGTGGGATCGCGATCTACTCGACCGCGGGATCATATCCGTTCGGCTATTCCTGTCTCTGGGCGTTATTTCCGATTACCGGCATGCTGATCTTGACCCAGGAAATGGGCCTGCGGATGGGCGCCGTGACCGGCAAAGGGCTCGCGGACTTAGTGCGCGAGCGCTTCGGACTCAAACTCACATTCTATCTGATGTTGGTCTTATTGGTGACGAACGTTGCCAATACGATGGCGGAGTTCGCCGGCGTCGCCGCCAGCTTAGGCCTCTTCGGCATCGGCAAGTGGTTTTCGGTCCCGATCGCGGCTGCGGTGGTTTGGCTGATCGTGGTGCGCGGGACGTACAAGACGGTGGAAAAGGTCTTCCTGATCGCGACGCTGTTTTACGTCGCGTACATCATCTCCGGATGGTTGGCACAGCCCGATTGGGGGGATGTCGCGCGGTCGGTCGTCTTTCCTCAGGCGCGTTGGGATCGGTCGTATCTCTATATGTTGGTCGGTCTGGTCGGTGCGGCCGTGGCGCCGTGGATGCAATTTTATGTGCAGGCGGCAGTCGTGGAAAAAGGGATCGCGGTCGACAATCTGCGGATGGCGCGATGGGACGTGATCGCCGGCTGTTGCATGGCGAGCGTGGTCGCGTTTTTCATTGCCGTCGCGTGCGGCGCGACGCTCGGCAAGGCGGGGATCGCCGTTCAATCGGGGGCCGACGCCGCGCGGGCGTTGCGGCCGTTGGCGGGCGACTACGCGGCGCTGCTCTTCGCGTTCGGGCTCGGGACCGCGTCGCTGTTCGCCGCGTCGATTCTCCCGCTCTCGACGTCATATACGGTTTGCGAGGGTCTCGGGTTCGAACACGGCGTGAATAAGACGTTTAAGGAGGCGCCGCAATTTTACGGTCTCTACACCGCGATCATCGTGCTCGGCGCGGTCGCGGTGCTGTGGCCGCGGTTCCCACTGTTCGAGATCATGATCCTGTCCCAAGTGATCAACGGGTTCGTGATTCCGATCCTGATGCTCGTGATCCTCCGCCTCGCCAACGATCGCACCCTGCTCGGCGAATACGTCAACTCCCGCCGCTTCAACCTCTGCTGCTACCTGGCCCTCGGGCTGATGTCCGCCGCGGACGGGTGGTTATTGGCGTTCGTGTGGCGGTGA
- a CDS encoding thrombospondin type 3 repeat-containing protein, whose amino-acid sequence MTTRTRAVQLTWWLAIGILLPACGAITANAPATTSTNPNGITITGTFTLPTGTLADLGAGTAAVRKAAGGASHKAATTVSLSETAVAVGTCELLDSTFAVLDTAATQADGTFAFDVPHLAALRDTTNTDDAATLCFHLRCAVATPDGDPITEVASHCLDRATTETALLDADPATAPLADLPVSNASSVTSVLAYADTAFNPLTATAATPPPALAAPTQYLPALDAAVTIAATAGDATATAQTVDGSLAFLLAATAALNDGTPLADGTAPAAAIAQLFTADATTAAATLDVLAAALQNTDGLGHTTATTLRAVTATTEDVTAAVGLLAAHPNFAAAPRTTTALLVGGLILGSTPTALLQMVATDTSIGTLVTFATTAATAAAPTSTTAATQATHLSALFEPALVLAAARNPAAAQAMTAMLTEVFAAPRVTTATVTALGSGLTAQAANPAFWGTLATDTTADATAITRLVAFVDQAHAANVVDTNAADGTTLDWGQLFTAVDLQTDWAAMDAATFTAQTSDWIEQSTLLFNTASCTYAGGNFCGGLNAGGSCACDDDCVPRGDCCPDKVATCGANTWATFLTTWQVDVKDTTLWSTTFAPATDADSDGDGVADAQDNCGWWWNPDQADADGNGFGDACSDTDHDGAFDDWDNCPTTWNPDQANTDYWADSAGDACDLDADGDGTPRTADNCPGLYNPDQTDSDDDGRGDACDGKDTDGDGWLDSWDNCPRVDNPDQMNTDYWADADGDACDADDDGDAVADTHDNCPVYWNADQTDTDDDGEGDWCDGSDSDQDGWLDLYDNCATAPNLDQADSNWDGEGDACDSDDDGDGVADASDNCRLAWNLEQTDSDGNGRGDACDGTDTDGDGWIDVSDNCDTVKNPDQLDSNWDGEGDACDSDDDGDGVADATDTCRLAWNADQADADGNGLGDACDGTDTDGDGWIDSADNCDTVSNLDQVNTDYWADAAGDACDDDDDGDDVADSHDTCAGYYNPDQADSDGNGQGDACDGTDADFDGVMDSVDNCPYLPNPDQFDTDSDGAGNYCDLDGLTMLADGPDDLPAADFDGDGVPDSTDNCLGTLNADQADSDSDGQGDACDDADNNDTDADGVADTSDNCLGLSNADQADTDGDGQGDACDALNDADDDFSDDTTDNCLTLSNPDQADTDGDGQGDACDALNDADGDFIDDTTDNCLTLSNADQADTDSDGQGDACDDLTDQDADGIADDIDNCPLTVNVDQSDLDSDFFGDLCDTDDDGDDVSDDTDNCPTLSNADQIDVDTDTIGDACDDLVDSDADGVANATDNCPLTTNTDQADDDSDGYGNACDSDGDDFADPTPISALPFTETRDDTITNTTETNEPIECNGAPISNTVWYSYTASSDTFIQVDFRNSNFDTVVAVYTGTDLDDLSAVTCNDDFFDVHASVTLPVTSGTTYYIQAGAYGGDTGTDLTIDVTEVDAPPANDDFADAIPLTEVDLPYSPAPFSTTGADKEPDEADDCAWSANTVWYSFTPTVDTVVNIDATASDFNVAATVYTGATLGTLGEESCEYNTIVQFTATADTTYYIRFGGLNATGGSSLNFTLSEVLPPTNDDFASAQAIGALPYSDTQTTSLAATTEGSESTTCSGQDLANTVWYSYTAGSDTYLNLDTRSSNFDTAVAVYTGTDLASLSLVACDNDNFVEERGAVTIPVSNGTTYYIQVAGNWGETGTDLTLDVTEVDAPPANDDFADAIPLTEVDLPYSPAPFSTTGADKEADEADDCAWSANTVWYSFTPTVDTVVNIDATDSDFNVAATVYTGATLDTLGEESCEYNTIVQFTATADTTYYIRFGGLNATGGSSLNFTLSGL is encoded by the coding sequence ATGACAACACGGACCCGCGCTGTTCAGTTGACGTGGTGGCTGGCCATCGGCATTCTCCTCCCCGCGTGCGGCGCGATTACCGCGAACGCCCCGGCGACCACCAGCACGAACCCCAACGGCATCACGATCACCGGGACCTTCACCCTGCCGACCGGCACGCTTGCCGACCTCGGCGCCGGCACGGCGGCCGTGCGCAAGGCCGCGGGCGGCGCCTCGCACAAGGCCGCGACAACCGTCAGCCTCAGCGAAACGGCCGTCGCCGTTGGCACCTGTGAACTCCTCGACAGCACGTTCGCGGTCCTCGACACGGCCGCGACGCAGGCCGACGGCACCTTTGCGTTCGACGTGCCCCACCTCGCTGCGCTCCGCGATACGACAAACACGGACGACGCCGCGACGCTCTGCTTTCACCTCCGTTGCGCCGTCGCCACCCCGGACGGGGACCCGATTACGGAAGTGGCCAGTCATTGCCTCGATCGCGCCACCACGGAAACGGCCTTGCTGGATGCCGACCCCGCCACGGCCCCGCTCGCGGACCTCCCCGTCTCCAACGCGTCGAGTGTCACCAGCGTACTCGCCTACGCCGACACCGCCTTCAACCCGCTGACCGCCACGGCCGCGACGCCACCGCCGGCCCTGGCCGCGCCGACTCAGTATTTGCCCGCCCTCGACGCCGCCGTTACTATCGCCGCCACGGCCGGCGACGCCACGGCCACGGCCCAGACCGTCGATGGCTCGCTCGCCTTTCTCCTCGCCGCCACCGCCGCGTTGAATGACGGCACCCCGCTCGCCGATGGGACCGCCCCGGCCGCCGCCATCGCCCAGCTCTTCACGGCCGATGCGACCACCGCCGCCGCCACCCTCGACGTCCTGGCCGCGGCTTTGCAGAACACCGACGGGCTCGGCCACACGACCGCCACGACGTTGCGCGCCGTGACCGCGACGACCGAGGACGTCACGGCCGCGGTCGGATTGCTGGCCGCGCATCCGAACTTTGCCGCCGCCCCCCGCACCACCACCGCCCTGCTCGTCGGCGGGCTCATCTTGGGGAGCACGCCCACCGCGCTCCTCCAGATGGTCGCCACCGACACCAGCATCGGCACGCTCGTGACCTTCGCCACCACCGCCGCGACCGCTGCGGCCCCCACCAGCACCACCGCCGCGACCCAGGCCACGCATCTCAGCGCCCTGTTCGAACCCGCGCTCGTCCTCGCCGCCGCCCGCAATCCCGCCGCGGCCCAGGCCATGACCGCGATGCTGACCGAAGTGTTTGCCGCCCCCCGCGTCACCACCGCGACCGTCACCGCGCTCGGCAGCGGCCTCACCGCGCAGGCCGCCAATCCCGCCTTCTGGGGCACCCTCGCGACCGACACCACCGCCGACGCCACGGCCATCACCCGGCTCGTCGCGTTTGTCGACCAGGCGCACGCCGCGAACGTCGTCGACACCAATGCCGCGGACGGCACCACCCTCGATTGGGGCCAACTCTTCACCGCCGTCGACCTCCAGACCGACTGGGCGGCCATGGACGCCGCCACCTTTACCGCCCAGACCAGTGACTGGATCGAACAGAGCACCCTGCTCTTCAACACGGCCAGTTGCACCTATGCCGGCGGGAATTTCTGCGGCGGGCTGAACGCCGGCGGCAGCTGCGCCTGCGACGACGATTGCGTGCCGCGCGGCGACTGTTGCCCAGACAAAGTCGCCACCTGCGGCGCCAACACCTGGGCCACGTTCCTGACGACGTGGCAGGTCGACGTGAAAGACACGACCCTCTGGAGCACGACCTTCGCCCCGGCCACGGACGCCGACAGCGACGGCGACGGCGTCGCCGATGCCCAGGACAATTGCGGCTGGTGGTGGAATCCCGACCAGGCCGACGCCGACGGCAACGGCTTCGGGGATGCGTGCAGCGACACCGATCACGACGGCGCGTTCGACGACTGGGACAATTGCCCCACGACGTGGAATCCCGACCAAGCCAATACCGACTATTGGGCCGACAGCGCCGGCGATGCCTGCGACCTCGATGCCGACGGCGACGGCACTCCGCGGACCGCCGACAATTGCCCCGGGCTCTACAATCCGGACCAAACGGACAGCGACGACGACGGCCGCGGCGACGCGTGCGATGGCAAAGACACCGACGGCGACGGCTGGCTCGACAGCTGGGACAACTGCCCGCGCGTGGATAACCCGGACCAAATGAATACGGATTATTGGGCCGATGCCGACGGCGATGCCTGTGACGCCGATGATGACGGCGACGCGGTCGCCGACACGCACGACAACTGCCCCGTCTATTGGAATGCCGACCAGACCGACACCGACGACGACGGCGAGGGTGATTGGTGCGATGGGAGCGATAGCGATCAGGACGGCTGGCTCGATCTGTATGACAATTGCGCCACCGCCCCGAACCTCGATCAGGCCGACAGCAACTGGGACGGCGAGGGCGATGCCTGCGACAGCGACGACGACGGCGACGGCGTCGCGGACGCGAGTGACAACTGCCGCCTCGCCTGGAACCTCGAGCAAACCGACAGCGATGGCAACGGGCGCGGCGACGCCTGCGACGGCACCGATACCGACGGCGACGGCTGGATTGACGTCTCCGACAACTGCGACACGGTCAAGAATCCGGACCAGCTCGACAGCAACTGGGACGGCGAGGGTGATGCCTGCGACAGCGACGACGACGGCGACGGCGTCGCGGACGCCACGGACACATGCCGGTTGGCCTGGAACGCCGATCAAGCGGACGCGGACGGCAACGGGCTCGGCGATGCCTGCGACGGGACCGATACGGACGGCGACGGCTGGATCGATAGCGCTGACAACTGCGACACGGTCTCGAACCTCGATCAAGTGAACACCGACTACTGGGCCGATGCCGCCGGCGATGCCTGCGACGACGATGACGACGGCGACGACGTGGCGGATAGCCACGACACCTGCGCCGGCTATTACAACCCCGACCAGGCCGACAGTGACGGCAACGGCCAGGGCGACGCCTGCGACGGAACCGATGCCGACTTCGACGGCGTCATGGACAGCGTCGATAACTGCCCGTACCTGCCCAACCCCGATCAATTCGACACCGACAGCGACGGCGCCGGGAATTATTGTGACCTCGACGGCCTGACCATGCTCGCCGACGGCCCGGATGACCTCCCCGCCGCCGACTTCGACGGCGACGGAGTCCCAGACAGCACCGATAACTGCCTCGGCACGCTCAATGCGGATCAGGCCGACAGTGATAGCGACGGGCAAGGCGATGCGTGCGACGACGCGGACAATAACGACACCGACGCCGACGGCGTAGCCGATACCAGCGACAACTGCCTCGGCCTCTCGAATGCCGACCAGGCCGATACGGACGGCGACGGCCAAGGCGACGCCTGCGACGCCCTGAACGATGCCGATGACGACTTCAGCGACGACACGACGGACAACTGCCTCACCCTTTCAAATCCCGACCAGGCCGATACGGACGGCGACGGCCAAGGCGACGCCTGCGACGCCCTGAACGATGCCGATGGCGACTTCATCGACGACACGACGGACAACTGCCTCACCCTCTCAAATGCCGACCAGGCCGATACGGACAGTGACGGCCAAGGCGACGCCTGCGACGACCTCACCGATCAAGACGCCGACGGTATTGCGGACGACATCGACAACTGCCCGCTCACGGTCAACGTGGATCAGTCCGACCTCGACAGCGATTTCTTTGGTGATCTCTGTGACACCGACGACGACGGCGACGACGTCAGCGACGACACCGACAACTGCCCCACCCTATCGAACGCCGACCAGATCGATGTGGACACCGACACAATCGGCGACGCCTGCGACGATCTCGTCGACAGTGACGCCGACGGAGTTGCGAATGCCACCGACAACTGCCCGCTCACGACCAATACCGACCAGGCCGATGACGACAGTGACGGCTACGGCAACGCGTGCGACTCCGACGGCGACGACTTCGCCGATCCGACACCCATTTCAGCGCTGCCGTTTACTGAGACACGCGATGACACGATCACGAACACCACGGAGACGAATGAACCGATCGAGTGTAACGGAGCCCCGATCAGCAACACCGTGTGGTACAGCTATACGGCGTCGAGTGACACGTTCATTCAAGTCGACTTTCGTAATAGCAACTTCGACACAGTCGTCGCCGTCTACACTGGAACCGACCTCGACGACCTGAGCGCGGTCACATGCAATGACGACTTTTTTGATGTGCATGCGTCCGTGACCCTGCCGGTCACGAGCGGCACAACGTACTATATCCAAGCGGGTGCGTATGGTGGCGACACCGGCACCGATCTGACCATCGATGTCACCGAAGTCGATGCGCCGCCGGCGAACGACGACTTCGCGGACGCGATCCCGCTCACCGAAGTGGATCTGCCGTATAGCCCCGCCCCGTTCAGTACGACCGGCGCCGACAAAGAACCCGACGAGGCGGACGACTGTGCCTGGTCGGCGAATACCGTCTGGTATAGCTTCACCCCGACGGTCGATACCGTCGTGAACATCGATGCCACCGCCAGTGATTTCAACGTGGCCGCCACCGTCTACACGGGCGCCACACTCGGCACCCTGGGAGAGGAGTCCTGCGAATACAATACTATCGTGCAGTTCACCGCCACCGCCGACACCACCTACTACATCCGCTTCGGCGGCCTCAATGCCACCGGCGGCAGCAGCTTGAACTTCACGCTCTCCGAAGTGTTGCCACCGACCAACGACGACTTTGCCAGCGCCCAGGCGATCGGCGCCTTGCCGTACAGCGATACCCAGACCACCTCGCTTGCCGCCACGACGGAAGGCAGCGAATCGACCACGTGTAGCGGCCAGGACCTGGCAAACACCGTGTGGTACAGTTACACGGCCGGCAGCGATACGTACCTGAATCTGGATACGCGCTCTAGCAACTTCGACACCGCCGTCGCCGTCTACACCGGGACCGACCTCGCCAGCCTGTCGCTCGTCGCGTGCGACAATGACAACTTCGTGGAAGAACGCGGCGCCGTGACCATCCCCGTGAGCAACGGCACGACGTATTACATCCAAGTCGCGGGCAATTGGGGAGAGACCGGCACCGATCTCACGCTGGATGTCACCGAAGTCGATGCGCCGCCGGCAAACGACGACTTCGCGGACGCGATCCCGCTCACCGAAGTGGATCTGCCGTATAGCCCCGCCCCGTTCAGCACGACCGGCGCCGACAAAGAAGCCGACGAGGCGGACGACTGTGCCTGGTCGGCCAACACCGTCTGGTATAGCTTCACCCCGACGGTCGATACCGTCGTGAACATCGATGCCACCGACAGTGATTTCAACGTGGCCGCCACCGTCTACACGGGCGCCACACTCGACACCCTGGGAGAGGAGTCCTGCGAATACAATACTATCGTGCAGTTCACCGCCACCGCCGACACCACCTACTACATCCGCTTCGGCGGCCTCAATGCCACCGGCGGCAGCAGCTTGAACTTCACACTCTCGGGACTGTAA
- a CDS encoding thrombospondin type 3 repeat-containing protein, whose amino-acid sequence MDGDGQGDVCDGDDDNDGADDGDDNCPTI is encoded by the coding sequence TTGGACGGCGACGGCCAAGGCGACGTCTGCGATGGCGATGATGACAACGACGGCGCCGATGACGGCGACGACAACTGCCCCACCATCTGA